A genome region from Crossiella equi includes the following:
- a CDS encoding MFS transporter, whose product MPDVSSPPTAARLLARLDRLPRSAVAYATTGIAGLALFFAFYGNFAINVSFIQTCAAVVPGCTPETAQGWLTLPVVLYLVGYVFGAVVLAALSDRIGRPRGLRLALLCGVLGSLLTSVATSYELFTLGRALTGITLGGALPIANTYIGELAPARERARYTAISFAACAAGAMAGIWAGLVATTPPAPFPDGLPFALGADGGWRWMYAVAVLLGITALVASLRLPESPRWLLEHGRLAEATAVVATFELRARRRGPLPEPTAELTLPEHTTGRAAYRELLGEARYRRRVLLLTAMWFTGYATVFAYSTGSTVVLTSLGFTPPVAGTISAVGGIGFLVQGLFSARFSERLERRHWLPVGAALTVLGSVLVAALGDSLPWAFLGSFLVFFGFNVWVPPTLALSAESFPTRVRSAGFGLVDGLGVLGGMAGILVIAPLVPRLSPLAALLLISSFLVVSAVLAQFTPRTRNRVLEDVSP is encoded by the coding sequence ATGCCGGACGTCTCCTCCCCGCCCACCGCGGCCCGCCTGCTGGCCCGGCTGGACCGCCTGCCCCGCTCGGCGGTCGCCTACGCCACGACCGGGATCGCCGGACTGGCCCTGTTCTTCGCCTTCTACGGCAACTTCGCGATCAACGTCTCCTTCATCCAGACCTGCGCGGCCGTGGTGCCGGGCTGCACGCCGGAGACCGCGCAGGGCTGGCTGACGCTGCCGGTGGTGCTGTACCTGGTGGGCTACGTGTTCGGGGCGGTGGTGCTGGCCGCGCTGTCCGACCGGATCGGCCGTCCGCGCGGCCTGCGCCTGGCGCTGCTGTGCGGGGTGCTGGGCTCGCTGCTGACCTCGGTGGCCACCAGCTACGAGCTGTTCACGCTCGGCCGGGCGCTGACCGGGATCACGCTGGGCGGGGCGCTGCCGATCGCGAACACCTACATCGGCGAGCTCGCCCCGGCCCGCGAGCGCGCCCGGTACACCGCGATCTCCTTCGCCGCGTGCGCGGCCGGGGCGATGGCGGGCATCTGGGCGGGCCTGGTCGCGACGACCCCGCCCGCCCCGTTCCCGGACGGCCTGCCCTTCGCCCTCGGCGCGGACGGCGGCTGGCGCTGGATGTACGCGGTGGCGGTCCTCCTCGGCATCACGGCGCTGGTGGCGTCGCTGCGCCTGCCGGAATCGCCGCGCTGGCTGCTGGAGCACGGCAGGCTGGCGGAGGCCACCGCGGTGGTGGCGACCTTCGAGCTGCGTGCCCGCCGCCGGGGCCCGCTGCCGGAGCCGACGGCCGAGCTGACGCTGCCGGAGCACACGACCGGCCGCGCGGCCTACCGCGAGCTGCTGGGCGAGGCCCGCTACCGGCGCCGGGTGCTGCTGCTGACCGCGATGTGGTTCACCGGCTACGCCACGGTGTTCGCCTACTCCACCGGTTCGACGGTCGTGCTGACCAGCCTGGGCTTCACCCCGCCGGTGGCGGGCACGATCAGCGCGGTCGGCGGCATCGGCTTCCTGGTTCAGGGCCTGTTCTCGGCGCGGTTCTCCGAACGCCTGGAACGCCGCCACTGGCTGCCGGTGGGCGCGGCCCTGACGGTCCTGGGCTCGGTGCTGGTCGCGGCCCTGGGCGACAGCCTGCCGTGGGCGTTCCTGGGCTCGTTCCTGGTGTTCTTCGGCTTCAACGTGTGGGTGCCGCCGACCCTGGCCCTGTCCGCGGAGAGCTTCCCCACCCGCGTCCGCTCGGCGGGCTTCGGCCTGGTCGACGGCCTGGGCGTCCTGGGCGGCATGGCGGGGATCCTGGTGATCGCTCCCCTGGTGCCGCGGCTGTCCCCGCTCGCGGCCCTGCTCCTGATCTCCTCGTTCCTGGTCGTCTCGGCGGTCCTGGCCCAGTTCACCCCCCGCACCCGCAACCGCGTCCTGGAAGACGTCTCCCCCTGA
- a CDS encoding DUF1932 domain-containing protein: MHVTILGLGEAGRRYAEDLSNLGWQVTAYDPAPTPTPRGTTRARTPQDAVTDANLVLSLTGATAATRVAWQVAEALPTEACYADLNTTSPAAKLTIAEAVGPPRTADVALLAPVPRSGAATPLLASGEAATTFAALFLPTGAELTVVPGPPGTAAGRKLLRSVFMKGLAAVVLEAMEAAEAANCADWLHTQIATELGPAGPALVDRLVSGTKIHASRRIPEVQACQDYLTILDSPTDICAATLMWLVRLAGGPASA, translated from the coding sequence ATGCACGTGACGATCCTGGGCCTGGGCGAGGCAGGCCGCCGCTACGCCGAAGACCTGTCGAACCTCGGCTGGCAGGTCACGGCCTACGACCCGGCCCCCACCCCCACCCCACGCGGCACAACCCGGGCGAGAACCCCACAGGACGCGGTGACCGACGCGAACCTGGTGCTCTCCCTGACCGGCGCGACAGCGGCGACCCGGGTGGCCTGGCAGGTGGCGGAGGCCCTCCCCACCGAGGCCTGCTACGCGGACCTGAACACCACGTCCCCGGCAGCCAAACTGACCATCGCCGAAGCCGTGGGCCCACCCCGCACCGCGGACGTGGCCCTGCTGGCCCCGGTCCCCCGCTCAGGCGCGGCCACCCCGCTGCTGGCCTCGGGCGAGGCGGCAACCACCTTCGCCGCCCTGTTCCTGCCCACCGGCGCGGAGCTCACGGTCGTCCCAGGCCCTCCGGGCACGGCGGCAGGGCGGAAACTGCTGCGCAGCGTCTTCATGAAAGGCCTGGCAGCGGTGGTTCTGGAGGCCATGGAAGCAGCCGAGGCGGCGAACTGCGCGGACTGGCTGCACACCCAGATCGCCACCGAACTGGGCCCAGCGGGTCCGGCCCTGGTGGACCGCCTGGTCAGCGGCACGAAGATCCACGCGTCCCGCCGCATCCCCGAAGTCCAGGCCTGCCAGGACTACCTGACCATCCTGGACAGCCCAACGGACATCTGCGCGGCAACCCTCATGTGGCTGGTACGCCTGGCAGGCGGGCCAGCCTCCGCCTGA
- a CDS encoding B-4DMT family transporter, with translation MRSWVVRGVVLGAAHACAQTAVAAVRVYNPDATTLTRVLVLGLVVALALAWGVVDGRHRPGCAMNWFYAGLVAGPLAGLAGVAAQSVLVDATGVEALGTALTGGAAFTALLVAAPALAGMLLGRRPAKVTPSAAPPPAD, from the coding sequence ATGCGGAGCTGGGTGGTGCGCGGTGTGGTGCTGGGAGCGGCGCACGCCTGCGCGCAGACTGCCGTCGCGGCCGTCCGCGTCTACAACCCGGACGCCACCACCCTGACCAGGGTCCTGGTGCTCGGCCTGGTCGTCGCGCTCGCCCTGGCCTGGGGTGTGGTCGACGGCCGCCACCGCCCCGGCTGCGCCATGAACTGGTTCTACGCGGGCCTGGTCGCCGGTCCCCTCGCGGGCCTGGCCGGGGTCGCGGCGCAGTCCGTGCTGGTCGACGCCACCGGCGTGGAGGCCCTGGGCACGGCCTTGACCGGCGGCGCCGCGTTCACCGCGCTCCTGGTCGCCGCCCCCGCGCTGGCGGGCATGCTGCTGGGCCGTCGTCCGGCGAAGGTCACACCCTCGGCAGCGCCGCCACCGGCGGACTGA
- a CDS encoding GntR family transcriptional regulator — MTHEVHARLREEVLDGTLVPGQRLVEAELAERYGVSRAGVRAALLDLTTEGLLERVPNRGARVRVVSLREAVEITECRMVLEALCAAKAAERLDEQGAAELQELRERMRAAVRDGDPVTYSNLNRLLDQRVRELSGQETAAAVIERLHAQIVRHQFKLALRAGRPQVSLPEHEAIIDAILARDPAAAEEATKAHLRSVLGALQETAG, encoded by the coding sequence GTGACGCACGAGGTGCACGCGCGGCTGCGCGAGGAGGTCCTCGACGGCACCCTCGTACCGGGCCAGCGGCTGGTGGAGGCGGAGCTCGCCGAGCGGTACGGGGTGAGCCGGGCGGGGGTGCGGGCGGCACTGCTCGACCTGACCACCGAGGGCCTGCTGGAGCGGGTGCCGAACCGGGGCGCGCGGGTGCGGGTGGTGTCACTGCGGGAGGCCGTGGAGATCACCGAGTGCCGCATGGTGCTGGAGGCCCTGTGCGCGGCCAAGGCCGCCGAGCGGCTGGATGAGCAGGGGGCCGCTGAGCTGCAGGAGCTGCGCGAGCGGATGCGGGCGGCGGTGCGGGACGGCGACCCGGTGACGTACTCGAACCTGAACCGGCTGCTGGACCAGCGGGTGCGGGAGCTGTCCGGACAGGAGACCGCGGCGGCGGTCATCGAGCGGCTGCACGCGCAGATAGTGCGGCACCAGTTCAAGCTTGCGCTGCGGGCCGGGCGGCCGCAGGTGTCGCTGCCCGAGCACGAGGCGATCATCGACGCGATCCTGGCGCGGGATCCGGCCGCCGCCGAGGAGGCGACCAAGGCTCATCTGCGCAGTGTGCTCGGGGCGCTCCAGGAGACCGCGGGCTGA
- the aroQ gene encoding type II 3-dehydroquinate dehydratase, whose translation MNVLVLNGPNLGRLGTREPDVYGATTHADLVELCERTGKELGVEVEVRQTDHEGEMIGWLHEAADARRPVVLNAGAWTHYSIAVRDACAMLTAPLVEVHISNVHKREEFRHHSHISPVASGVIVGLGVGGYALALRWLAEHA comes from the coding sequence GTGAACGTGCTCGTGCTCAACGGCCCCAACCTGGGGCGGCTCGGCACCCGGGAACCCGACGTCTACGGTGCCACCACCCACGCCGACCTGGTCGAGCTGTGTGAGCGCACCGGCAAGGAGCTCGGGGTCGAGGTCGAGGTGCGGCAGACCGACCACGAGGGCGAGATGATCGGGTGGCTGCACGAGGCCGCCGATGCGCGCCGCCCCGTGGTGCTCAACGCCGGTGCCTGGACGCACTACTCCATCGCGGTGCGCGACGCCTGCGCGATGCTGACCGCGCCGCTGGTGGAGGTGCACATCTCCAACGTGCACAAGCGCGAGGAGTTCCGGCACCACAGCCACATCTCTCCGGTCGCGTCCGGGGTGATCGTCGGGCTCGGAGTCGGTGGCTACGCACTGGCGCTGCGGTGGTTGGCCGAGCACGCGTGA
- a CDS encoding HAD family hydrolase, with the protein MPIFPTLVATDLDGTLLRHDYSVSARTLAALAAVREAGAEVVLVTARPPRFVEALAERTGLSGIALCGNGATVYDLVSHTVLTSRTLSGDTARTVAKALLNALPTFGFAIETGFDKHFEPGYTLEMPEDQGAEVPVASFEQLWLQDVPIVKILAHCPGHEADALVATAVSVAPDLAHYTHSGGRGLLEISAHGVGKAEALAEFCAERGIPAAEVIAFGDMPNDLSVLAWAGTGCAVANAHPAVLAAADRVTASNEEDGVAQVLEELLQGREY; encoded by the coding sequence ATGCCGATCTTCCCGACGCTCGTCGCGACCGACCTCGACGGCACCCTGCTCCGCCACGACTACTCGGTCTCGGCCCGCACCCTGGCCGCGCTGGCCGCCGTGCGCGAGGCGGGCGCCGAGGTCGTCCTCGTCACCGCCCGGCCGCCCCGGTTCGTCGAGGCGCTGGCCGAGCGCACGGGCCTGTCCGGCATCGCGCTCTGCGGCAACGGCGCCACGGTGTACGACCTGGTCAGCCACACTGTGCTGACCTCCAGGACACTGTCGGGTGATACCGCGCGCACTGTGGCGAAGGCCTTGCTCAATGCCTTGCCGACATTCGGGTTCGCCATCGAAACCGGCTTCGACAAGCACTTCGAGCCCGGCTATACCCTGGAGATGCCCGAGGACCAAGGCGCCGAGGTCCCGGTGGCCAGCTTCGAGCAGCTGTGGCTCCAGGACGTGCCGATCGTGAAAATCCTCGCCCACTGCCCGGGCCACGAGGCAGACGCGCTGGTAGCCACGGCCGTGTCCGTCGCACCAGACCTCGCCCACTACACCCATTCGGGCGGCCGCGGGCTGTTGGAGATCAGTGCGCACGGTGTGGGCAAGGCCGAGGCCCTGGCCGAGTTCTGCGCCGAGCGCGGCATCCCGGCGGCCGAGGTGATCGCCTTCGGCGACATGCCCAACGACCTGTCCGTGCTGGCCTGGGCGGGCACGGGCTGCGCGGTGGCCAACGCCCACCCCGCGGTGCTCGCCGCCGCCGACCGGGTCACGGCCTCCAACGAGGAGGACGGTGTCGCCCAGGTCCTGGAAGAGCTGCTCCAAGGCCGCGAGTACTGA
- a CDS encoding 4-carboxy-4-hydroxy-2-oxoadipate aldolase/oxaloacetate decarboxylase gives MSGIVVTGPPRAELSTVDALAELGVATGHEAMGRRGYLGSTLRPVWPGARTGGTAVTVLCWPGDNLMVHAAVEQCRPGDLLVVTTTSPCTDGLFGELFAVALARRGVRGLVTTTGVRDVADLRAMGFPVWSAAVSAQGTVKATPGAVNVPITVGGQEVRAGDAILADDDGVLCVPRAEVGPVLTAARARAAKEEAARKAFRDGELGLDRYALRERLAELGVTYVSAAERS, from the coding sequence ATGAGCGGCATCGTGGTCACCGGCCCGCCCCGCGCCGAACTGTCCACAGTGGACGCGCTCGCCGAGCTGGGCGTGGCCACCGGGCACGAGGCCATGGGCCGCCGCGGCTACCTCGGCAGCACGCTGCGCCCGGTCTGGCCCGGCGCGCGCACCGGCGGCACCGCGGTGACCGTGCTGTGCTGGCCCGGCGACAACCTCATGGTGCACGCCGCCGTCGAGCAGTGCCGTCCCGGTGACCTGCTCGTGGTCACCACCACTTCCCCGTGCACGGACGGGCTCTTCGGCGAGCTGTTCGCGGTGGCGCTGGCCCGGCGCGGCGTGCGCGGACTGGTCACCACCACCGGGGTGCGCGATGTCGCGGACCTGCGCGCCATGGGCTTCCCGGTGTGGTCGGCCGCGGTCAGCGCCCAGGGCACGGTGAAGGCCACGCCGGGTGCGGTGAACGTGCCGATCACCGTGGGCGGCCAGGAGGTCCGGGCCGGGGACGCGATCCTGGCCGACGACGACGGGGTGCTGTGCGTCCCGCGTGCCGAGGTCGGCCCGGTGCTGACCGCCGCCCGTGCCCGCGCGGCCAAGGAGGAGGCGGCCCGGAAGGCCTTCCGCGACGGCGAGCTGGGGCTGGACCGCTACGCCCTGCGCGAACGCCTCGCCGAACTGGGCGTGACCTACGTGTCCGCCGCGGAGCGCTCGTGA
- a CDS encoding PIG-L deacetylase family protein: MTSAPSGPLLVVSAHAGDFVWRASGAIALAAARGDRVKVVCLSYGERGESARAWREGKSLTEIKAMRRAEAENAAAELGAEIEFLDAGDYPLPESPALVDHLVRVYREVNPAVVLTHPLHDPYNGDHPAAARMALQARVLAQAVGYDAPGDPLGAPPVFFFEPHQPEQCDFKPDVLLDITEVFERKRKAMECLPAQQHMWDYYTDLARRRGVQLKRNAGPNLGLAHHTMGEAYMRLYPQVTGVLA; this comes from the coding sequence ATGACTTCCGCCCCTTCCGGCCCGCTGCTCGTGGTGAGCGCGCACGCGGGTGACTTCGTCTGGCGCGCCTCGGGCGCGATCGCACTCGCCGCGGCCCGGGGCGACCGGGTCAAGGTGGTCTGCCTCAGCTACGGCGAACGCGGTGAGTCCGCGCGGGCCTGGCGTGAGGGCAAGTCGCTGACGGAGATCAAGGCGATGCGCCGCGCGGAGGCCGAGAACGCCGCCGCCGAGCTCGGCGCCGAGATCGAGTTCCTGGACGCGGGCGACTACCCGCTGCCGGAGTCCCCGGCCCTGGTCGACCACCTGGTCCGCGTCTACCGCGAGGTCAACCCCGCCGTGGTGCTCACCCACCCGTTGCACGACCCCTACAACGGTGACCACCCCGCCGCCGCCCGGATGGCCCTCCAGGCCCGTGTCCTGGCCCAGGCCGTCGGCTACGACGCTCCCGGCGACCCCCTCGGCGCACCCCCGGTCTTCTTCTTCGAGCCGCACCAGCCCGAGCAGTGCGACTTCAAGCCGGACGTGCTCCTGGACATCACCGAGGTCTTCGAGCGCAAGCGCAAGGCCATGGAATGCCTGCCCGCCCAGCAGCACATGTGGGACTACTACACCGACCTGGCCCGCAGGCGCGGCGTGCAGCTCAAGCGCAACGCGGGCCCCAACCTCGGCCTGGCGCACCACACCATGGGCGAGGCGTACATGCGGCTCTACCCGCAGGTGACGGGAGTGCTGGCATGA
- a CDS encoding GNAT family N-acetyltransferase — MSLPVLRTDRLVLRPLTAADQEPLVAVFAGEGADPAPHTSVDLADPHALRALLTMNLIEYRADGLGHFVFELDGTVIGFGHLAGFGQFPPPFVSTGWAVGGAYRGKGLATEAVRAMVTHAHDTVGVPGVWALIHPDNTPSKRVAERSGFVHVGWREKLGRQVEVHVALRPVRDNRFGFGAFGGEFW, encoded by the coding sequence GTGAGCCTGCCGGTGCTGCGCACCGACCGGCTGGTTCTGCGCCCCCTCACCGCCGCCGACCAGGAGCCGCTGGTCGCGGTGTTCGCCGGGGAGGGCGCCGACCCGGCGCCCCACACCTCGGTCGACCTGGCCGATCCGCACGCGTTGCGGGCGCTGCTGACCATGAACCTGATCGAGTACCGAGCCGACGGGCTCGGGCACTTCGTGTTCGAGCTCGACGGCACGGTCATCGGGTTCGGGCACCTCGCCGGGTTCGGGCAGTTCCCGCCGCCGTTCGTGTCCACCGGCTGGGCGGTCGGCGGCGCCTACCGGGGGAAAGGCCTGGCCACCGAGGCTGTGCGGGCCATGGTCACGCACGCGCACGACACCGTCGGCGTGCCCGGGGTGTGGGCGCTCATCCACCCGGACAACACGCCCAGCAAACGGGTGGCCGAACGGTCCGGGTTCGTGCACGTGGGCTGGCGGGAGAAGCTGGGCCGCCAGGTCGAGGTGCACGTGGCGCTGCGGCCGGTGCGGGACAACCGGTTCGGGTTCGGAGCCTTCGGCGGCGAGTTCTGGTGA
- a CDS encoding GNAT family N-acetyltransferase → MTGPVLRTARLRIRPLAMEDVPRLAEIFSDPCTTRWLASSDLSTVDRVREWASVRIGTAYPDGMGYLTYLLDNTVVGFGHLRPSRELPEPTVETGWTVDPAYWGRGLAGEAAQAVVDFGLEELGLPAVWALVRPENGPSLRLAGRLGFREVATGLHYGEPHRVLVRLGEISPPVAALPRV, encoded by the coding sequence GTGACCGGTCCCGTGCTGCGCACCGCCAGGCTGCGGATCCGGCCGCTGGCCATGGAGGACGTGCCGCGGCTCGCGGAGATCTTCAGCGACCCGTGCACGACGCGGTGGCTGGCCTCCTCGGACCTCAGCACCGTCGACAGGGTGCGGGAATGGGCCTCGGTGCGCATCGGCACCGCCTACCCCGACGGCATGGGCTACCTGACGTATCTCCTGGACAACACCGTGGTGGGCTTCGGGCACCTGCGGCCTTCGCGGGAGCTGCCCGAACCGACCGTGGAGACCGGGTGGACGGTCGACCCCGCCTACTGGGGGCGCGGACTGGCCGGGGAGGCCGCGCAGGCCGTGGTCGACTTCGGGCTGGAGGAGCTGGGCCTGCCCGCGGTGTGGGCACTGGTGCGGCCGGAGAACGGGCCCAGCCTGCGCCTGGCCGGGCGGCTCGGGTTCCGCGAGGTGGCCACCGGGCTGCACTACGGCGAACCGCACCGGGTGCTGGTGCGGCTCGGCGAGATCAGTCCGCCGGTGGCGGCGCTGCCGAGGGTGTGA
- the efp gene encoding elongation factor P translates to MATTNDLKNGLVLNIENQLWTVVEFQHVKPGKGPAFVRTKLKHVLSGKVVDKTFNAGVKVETATVDRREMTYLYREGSEFVFMDLDTYDQIHVAEATVGDAARYLLENSNAMVASHEGSPLFVELSASVELVIKHTDPGLQGDRSTGGTKPAILETEAEIQVPLFVNTGDKVKVDTRDGRYLGRVNS, encoded by the coding sequence GTGGCCACGACCAACGACCTCAAGAACGGGCTCGTCCTCAACATCGAGAACCAGCTCTGGACGGTCGTCGAGTTCCAGCACGTCAAGCCGGGCAAGGGCCCCGCGTTCGTGCGGACCAAGCTCAAGCACGTGCTGTCCGGCAAGGTGGTGGACAAGACCTTCAACGCCGGCGTCAAGGTCGAGACCGCCACCGTGGACCGCCGGGAGATGACCTACCTCTACCGCGAGGGCTCCGAGTTCGTCTTCATGGACCTGGACACCTACGACCAGATCCACGTCGCCGAGGCGACGGTCGGCGACGCCGCCCGGTACCTGCTGGAGAACTCCAACGCGATGGTCGCCTCGCACGAGGGCAGCCCGCTGTTCGTCGAGCTCTCCGCGTCGGTCGAGCTGGTCATCAAGCACACCGACCCGGGCCTGCAGGGCGACCGCTCCACCGGTGGCACCAAGCCCGCCATCCTGGAGACCGAGGCCGAGATCCAGGTCCCGCTGTTCGTGAACACCGGCGACAAGGTCAAGGTCGACACCCGGGACGGCCGCTACCTCGGCCGCGTCAACTCCTGA
- the nusB gene encoding transcription antitermination factor NusB — MGARSKARKRAVDVLYEAEARNLDPVTLLSGRVGSPEVPPVNDYTVTLVEGVTSHRERIDELIIEHSEGWTLSRMPAVDRAVLRLGLFELLWANDVPDAVAIDEAIELAKALSTDDSPRFVNGVLGRIAGIADHLRAANNG; from the coding sequence ATGGGTGCCCGGAGCAAGGCCCGCAAGCGCGCGGTCGACGTCCTCTACGAGGCCGAGGCCCGCAACCTCGACCCGGTCACGCTGCTGTCCGGCCGCGTCGGCTCGCCCGAGGTGCCGCCGGTCAACGACTACACCGTGACCCTGGTCGAGGGGGTCACCAGCCACCGCGAGCGCATCGACGAGCTGATCATCGAGCACTCCGAGGGCTGGACGCTGTCCCGCATGCCCGCCGTGGACCGCGCGGTCCTGCGGCTGGGCCTGTTCGAGCTGCTGTGGGCCAACGACGTGCCGGACGCGGTCGCCATCGACGAGGCCATCGAGCTCGCGAAGGCGCTGTCCACCGACGACTCGCCGCGGTTTGTCAACGGGGTGCTCGGCCGCATCGCCGGGATCGCCGACCACCTGCGCGCCGCCAACAACGGCTGA
- a CDS encoding M24 family metallopeptidase: MAESHARRRAALRTTLRDQGLDALLVTNLLNVRYLTGFTGSNGALIVWSADEPGQENGTVFATDGRYLTQSAAQVPDLRRVVDRPCDVALLKSVPAGRVGFESHHVTVEGHDDLVAAAGQVELVRAPRLVERLRLVKDEDEVQALRLACQAADRALADLVEHGGLRPGRTEREVGRELEARMLEHGATGPAFETIVAAGVNSAVPHHRPTDAVLSRGDLVKLDFGARFGGYHSDMTRTLVLGRAADWQVELYELVATAQAAGRAALAPGVEVRAVDSAARDVIARAGHGEHFLHGLGHGVGLAIHEAPSLSQLGVGTLSAGMAVTVEPGVYLAGRGGVRIEDTLVVREGAPELLTLTTKDLVVV, encoded by the coding sequence ATGGCCGAGTCCCACGCCCGTCGGCGAGCAGCCCTGCGCACCACTCTCCGGGACCAGGGCCTGGACGCCTTGCTGGTCACGAACCTGCTGAACGTGCGGTACCTCACCGGGTTCACCGGCTCCAACGGTGCCCTGATCGTGTGGTCCGCCGACGAGCCGGGCCAGGAGAACGGCACCGTGTTCGCCACGGACGGGCGATACCTGACCCAGTCCGCGGCGCAGGTGCCCGATCTGCGGCGGGTGGTGGACCGGCCGTGCGATGTGGCGTTGCTCAAGTCCGTGCCCGCCGGGCGGGTCGGGTTCGAGAGTCACCACGTCACCGTGGAGGGGCACGACGACCTGGTGGCGGCTGCCGGGCAGGTGGAGCTGGTCCGGGCGCCGCGCCTGGTGGAGCGGTTGCGGCTGGTCAAGGACGAGGACGAGGTCCAGGCCCTGCGGTTGGCCTGCCAGGCGGCGGACCGGGCGCTGGCCGACCTGGTCGAGCACGGCGGGCTGCGGCCCGGGCGCACCGAGCGGGAGGTCGGCCGCGAGTTGGAGGCCCGCATGCTCGAGCACGGCGCCACCGGGCCCGCGTTCGAGACGATCGTGGCCGCCGGGGTCAACTCGGCGGTACCCCACCACCGGCCCACCGACGCCGTGCTGAGCCGTGGTGACCTGGTCAAACTCGATTTCGGGGCCCGGTTCGGGGGATACCACTCGGACATGACCCGCACCCTGGTGCTCGGCCGGGCCGCGGACTGGCAGGTCGAGCTGTACGAGCTGGTCGCCACCGCGCAGGCCGCCGGGCGGGCGGCGCTGGCGCCCGGGGTGGAGGTGCGGGCGGTGGACAGCGCGGCCCGGGACGTGATCGCGCGCGCCGGGCATGGCGAGCACTTCCTGCACGGTCTCGGCCACGGCGTCGGCCTGGCCATCCACGAGGCTCCGAGCCTGTCCCAGCTCGGCGTGGGTACACTCTCCGCTGGCATGGCGGTCACCGTCGAACCCGGCGTGTACCTGGCCGGTCGGGGCGGCGTCCGCATCGAGGACACGCTCGTGGTGCGCGAGGGCGCCCCCGAGCTGCTCACCCTGACCACGAAGGACCTCGTGGTCGTCTAA
- the aroB gene encoding 3-dehydroquinate synthase: MSTEPVKIRVRSAAPYDVTVGRGLLGELVETLRGVAKAAIIHQPTLAETAEAVRDELAAAGVDAHRVEIPDAEDGKALGVAAFCWEVLGKIGLDRQGVVIGLGGGAVTDLAGFVAGTWMRGVRVVHVPTTLLGMVDAAVGGKAGINTDAGKNLVGVFHEPSAVLVDLATLEGLPRNELVAGMAEVVKGGFIADPVILDLIEADPEAALDPRGDVLAELVRRKIQVKADVVSADLKESSLREVLNYGHTLGHAIERRERYRWRHGAAVSVGLVFAAELARAAGRLDDETVERHRRVLTTLGLPTGYDADAFPQLLEGMRGDKKTRSGVLRFVVLDGLAKPGILEGPDPSLLAAAYSAIAKDGSGTAAGGVLL; this comes from the coding sequence ATGAGCACCGAGCCGGTGAAGATCCGGGTGCGGAGTGCCGCGCCCTATGACGTGACCGTCGGGCGGGGCCTGCTCGGGGAGCTGGTCGAGACGCTGCGCGGGGTCGCCAAGGCCGCGATCATCCACCAGCCAACGTTGGCTGAGACCGCCGAGGCCGTGCGGGACGAGCTCGCCGCGGCCGGGGTGGACGCGCACCGCGTGGAGATCCCCGATGCCGAGGACGGCAAGGCACTCGGGGTGGCCGCGTTCTGCTGGGAGGTGCTCGGCAAGATCGGGCTCGACCGCCAGGGTGTGGTGATCGGGCTCGGGGGTGGGGCCGTCACCGACCTTGCCGGGTTCGTCGCCGGGACCTGGATGCGCGGGGTGCGGGTCGTGCACGTGCCGACCACGCTGCTCGGCATGGTCGACGCCGCCGTGGGCGGCAAGGCGGGCATCAACACCGATGCCGGTAAGAACCTGGTCGGGGTGTTCCACGAGCCCTCGGCCGTGCTGGTCGACCTGGCCACCCTGGAAGGGCTGCCGCGCAACGAGCTTGTCGCGGGCATGGCCGAGGTCGTCAAGGGCGGGTTCATCGCCGATCCCGTCATCCTCGACCTCATCGAGGCCGACCCGGAGGCCGCGCTCGACCCCCGTGGGGATGTGCTCGCGGAGCTCGTGCGGCGCAAGATCCAGGTCAAGGCCGATGTCGTGTCGGCCGACCTCAAGGAGTCCAGTCTGCGGGAGGTGCTCAACTACGGGCACACCCTCGGGCATGCCATCGAGCGGCGGGAGCGGTACCGGTGGCGGCATGGGGCGGCGGTCAGCGTCGGGCTCGTGTTCGCCGCTGAGCTGGCCCGTGCGGCCGGACGTCTGGACGACGAGACCGTGGAGCGGCACCGGCGGGTGCTGACCACGCTCGGGCTGCCGACCGGTTATGACGCGGACGCGTTCCCGCAGCTCTTGGAGGGCATGCGCGGGGACAAGAAGACGCGCAGCGGGGTACTGCGGTTCGTGGTGCTCGACGGGCTGGCCAAGCCCGGCATCCTGGAAGGGCCGGACCCGAGCTTGCTTGCGGCCGCCTACTCGGCGATCGCCAAGGACGGTTCCGGGACCGCGGCGGGAGGGGTGCTGCTGTGA